The DNA sequence GGGGCAAAGAAGATAAACTGATCACTGACCACTTCCCTCCCGCAAGAGCCGTCACTGAGCTGCAACCGGCGACCTGTCACCCTCCCTCCGGCTCAGATTCTCCTTTGCCGGACCGGGGAGCATGAGGGGCGTCTTGCCCAGGGTTTGAAGTTTGGCATGGCCGAGAGAATTATACGGCAAAAGGGCATATTCTTTGATGCTCAATTTCCGGAACAGGACAGACATTGACTGGCGGGCTTCATTCGTGGTCGTGATGCCGGGAACAAGGGGGATGCGGGGAATCATCTTTTCAGGACAGAGGCTCATGAGCATAGTCAGATTGTCCAGAATCTGCTCATTGCCTTGCCCGGTATAGAGGCGGTGGAGATCAGGGTGAACCAGTTTGACGTCAAAATAAATAAGATCGAGGAATTCAAGGATGGTTTTCTGAAATTCAGCTCCTGAGAAAAGTCCATTGGTTTCAATAGCCGTGTGAACCCCATCCTTTTTCAGCATTCGGAGGAGGATCGAGATATAATCCATGTGAAGTGTAGGTTCCCCTCCCGATAAAGTGACGCCTCCATCCAAACCACGGAATAATTGCTGATCCTGGAGTACCAGTTCAAGGATCTGTTCAGGCGAGTAATAAGTGCCAATGCGCTGCAAGCTCAGTCCGGTGCAAACTTCCGTGCATCGACCGCACCGGATGCACCGCTCCCGGTCTATCCGGGCAGGATTATCCAGGCTGCAGGCTTTAGTTGGACAAACATCCACACAATCCCCGCACAAAAGGCATTTGGATGGGTAAAAACCGATTTCCATGTCCGGATCAATGGCTTCCGGATTATGGCACCACAAACAGTTCAACTGGCAGCCTTTGAAAAAGATCGTGGTTCGAATGCCCGAACTACCGGCTAGAGCATGTCTTTTAATATCGATGACCAATGGACGGTTCACTATGCACCTCAACAGGTAAAAAGGGTTGATCCGGCTACTGAGGCAGATCTTCGTTCAGAGCCAATTGAATGTGATCAGTTAAGAATCCCAGCTTATAAAAATAATTCGGATTTCCTTGAAGAGCCACTGCATTGTCATGGAGAGTTTTTAAGATGTCTTTCCTGGGTGAACACAATGAATTCATGATACCCTGGTTATCTTTGAAGGTTATGGTGATATCAGCCTCAGGAGAAACGGCCTCTTCAATTATCAGCCCGTCATCGTCAAAGGTAGCCAGAAAAGCCACCTGATTCTCCTTGCTCATGAATTGGTACTTCCCGGTAAAACCCTGAATATTTTTCCGAAAATCAGGGCTGACCTGAGAAAGCAGATCCATCACTTGGAAGAGAACCTCCGGAAAGGTCTCATCCGATTCTCCAGCCATGCATTGCTGATATTTTTTCTTTGCCTTCCGAAATTGCCACCGCTGCACCTGCCTTTGGATCCAGGTACCCATCTTGTCCTCTCCCTCCACTTTTTTCATCAAGAAATAGCCGTATCTTCAAGAGATACGAAGGAGCATAAGGCACTCCCTTCAGTTCATGGAATCCTCCCGTGCTGCTGGGGAAATTACGTTCATTCGTCCACATCCTGAGTCGAATAATAAGTTTAGTTCAAAAGGAAAGTTAGCATGCGGTTTACTGAAAGAGAAAGATAATTGCAGGTTCGTTTGCTGCTCATGACTACTGAAGAGAACCCCTTTTCGGCTGACATCCCTGGATGTTATCCGAATCATCCCCTGTATCTCCTCAATAGGGTGATTGACCGTGATTTGTGATTAAGGAAACAATGATAAGCTCTATATCGGTGAATATACTAAAAACCCGGGGGCAAGGCAAGAGAAATTTTTATCAACTACATTTGAAAGTACGCAACTACACGCTCCGTCTCTTTTCCGTTAAGGGCAATCTGTATCTCTGGAGGGACGGTCTCTGACACAGGGGCTCCCTGCTGTGGCCGCCCGAATGGGGCAGGCAAGGGGCCTGCCCCTCCAATGTCATTGCCTGTTTTGGAACACGGGAATGTCTTCTTTATCTGCACTCTTTATTTAACGGCCCGCTCCAGAATATGGTACATCCGATCCACCATATTTCTGGGCTCAGCGAGGAGACCGGCGGCAATCAGGGCGTTATCGAAGATCTGCTCCCCGATGGTTTTGGCAAACTCCGCATCCTGCGTCCGCAGGGTGTCCAGGCCGCGAATCAGAGGATGGCGGGGATTGATTTCCATGGTCAGAGGGGAAGGCCCTTCACCAAGGTTTCTATCCATGACCTGCATGACCCTTCGCATGGCGCTGCTCATGCTGCTGTCAGGATTGACCACAATGGCCGGGCTTTCCACCAGGCGGTGGGACTCGATGACCTCCTTGACCCGGTTGCCCAGAATATCCTTGAGCCAACTGGTAAGGGATTTGATCTGGTCAGTGCTCAGGGATTCCCTGAATTTCGGCTCCTCCGCTTTTTCTTCCTTTTTCCCTGATTCCGGCAGCTCCAGATTGGCCTGATCGGCAGAAAGCAGCTTTTTGCCATCGAATTCGTGCAGGTTGCTCATAACGAAGTCATCAATAGGATCATGGGTATATATGACCTCAAGATCACGGCTCCGGAAAGTCTCCAGGTAAGGGCCAGACTCGATGACCTCCCGCGAAGGACCGTTGAAGTAATAGATGACCTTCTGCCCCTCCTTCATCCGCTCGACATATTCAGCCAGAGAGGTCAGTTTGCCCTTGTCGGTCCTGGATGACTCGAAGCGCAGCAGTCTGGCAATATCTTTCTGGTGGGTGAAGTCATTGACGATTCCCTCTTTCAGGAATATTCCAAAGGTGTTCCAGAAGCCGGTGTATTTTTCCGGATTCTGTTTGGCTTCATCTTCCAGATACTTGATGAACCGGCCGCTGATCACCTGGTTGATCTTTCTGACAATGGTACTATCCTGCAGGGTCTCCCGCGAAATATTCAGGGGCAGGTCCTCACTGTCGATAACTCCCCGCAGGAACCTCATCCATTCCGGCAGGAGCCCTTCCGGGTGTTTGGCGATCAGCACCTTGCGGCAGTAGAGGTCCACGCCGGGCTCCATTCTGCCAAAGCCGAACCGCTCAAGATTCTCTTTGGGAACAAACAGGAGTGCCTTGATGGCCAGCGGGGCATCGGCACTGAAATGCAGATAGTACGAAGGATCGTCGAAGGCATTGGCCACGAACCGGTAAAACTCGGCGTACTCCTCCTCTTTAATCTCGCTCTTGTTGCGGGTCCAGATAGCCTGGATGGTGTTGACCTTCTCCCCCTTGACCAGAATGGGGAAGGGGACGAAGTTCGAGTAGCGCTTGATGACCCGTTTGATGGTTTCCGGATCGGCGAATTCGCGGGCATCTTCCTTCAGCTCAAGGATGATCTTGGTCCCCCGGCGAACCCCTTCCAGCGGTGCTATGGTGTAGGTGCCAGATCCGTCACTGACCCA is a window from the bacterium genome containing:
- a CDS encoding glycyl-radical enzyme activating protein; this translates as MNRPLVIDIKRHALAGSSGIRTTIFFKGCQLNCLWCHNPEAIDPDMEIGFYPSKCLLCGDCVDVCPTKACSLDNPARIDRERCIRCGRCTEVCTGLSLQRIGTYYSPEQILELVLQDQQLFRGLDGGVTLSGGEPTLHMDYISILLRMLKKDGVHTAIETNGLFSGAEFQKTILEFLDLIYFDVKLVHPDLHRLYTGQGNEQILDNLTMLMSLCPEKMIPRIPLVPGITTTNEARQSMSVLFRKLSIKEYALLPYNSLGHAKLQTLGKTPLMLPGPAKENLSRREGDRSPVAAQ
- the htpG gene encoding molecular chaperone HtpG; translation: MPNEGTITAETFQFQAEVKKVLDIVIHSLYTDREIFVRELVSNAVDALEKFRHESLIHKEVFDGHLSLEILINTDEKARTLTIIDTGIGMTRDELVANLGSIAHSGSQSFLAQLAEAAREDINLIGQFGVGFYSAFMVADRVRVQTRSFRMDDQGWEWVSDGSGTYTIAPLEGVRRGTKIILELKEDAREFADPETIKRVIKRYSNFVPFPILVKGEKVNTIQAIWTRNKSEIKEEEYAEFYRFVANAFDDPSYYLHFSADAPLAIKALLFVPKENLERFGFGRMEPGVDLYCRKVLIAKHPEGLLPEWMRFLRGVIDSEDLPLNISRETLQDSTIVRKINQVISGRFIKYLEDEAKQNPEKYTGFWNTFGIFLKEGIVNDFTHQKDIARLLRFESSRTDKGKLTSLAEYVERMKEGQKVIYYFNGPSREVIESGPYLETFRSRDLEVIYTHDPIDDFVMSNLHEFDGKKLLSADQANLELPESGKKEEKAEEPKFRESLSTDQIKSLTSWLKDILGNRVKEVIESHRLVESPAIVVNPDSSMSSAMRRVMQVMDRNLGEGPSPLTMEINPRHPLIRGLDTLRTQDAEFAKTIGEQIFDNALIAAGLLAEPRNMVDRMYHILERAVK